One genomic window of Arachis duranensis cultivar V14167 unplaced genomic scaffold, aradu.V14167.gnm2.J7QH unplaced_Scaffold_343483, whole genome shotgun sequence includes the following:
- the LOC127744388 gene encoding pentatricopeptide repeat-containing protein At1g08610-like translates to MGYVITLRNNIFTSQFLLGMRECIRQDGCNSSSTFSFNCSSPKKSPSILRICYFKYFVATKNCSLRKGLPCRSFQERGSVLLDRVNEVDHEDWAFEGYSVGEGNNNEFTELVDLNKSIDSPSLSPDGPFVGNNEKTNNMILQNLCSRGKLTLAAKLIDIMSRKGQIPHFPCCTNLIRGFIRIGLVGKACRIMNIMVMSGGVPDTITFNMVIGGLCKIGRLRSAIAMVEDMSMSGCSPDAITYNTIIRCIFDNGKDANQAISFWKEQLRKGCPPYLVTYTVLIDLVCRYCGTARALEVLEDIAMEGCYPDIITYNCLTNLTSKQGKYEDTVFILNNLLTHGMEPNYVTYNTLLHSLSNHGYWDEVDEILKIMSETTGPPTVVTYNIMLNGLCKSGLLDRAISIYINMVSENCSPDIITYNTLLRAVCKEGFIDEGIELLHLLAGTTSPGLVSYNIVIDGVTKMGYMDSAKELYGEMTKKGITPDEITHSCMTWGFCRLQQLEEAVQVLKLMTKKEQNIKDGAYRYVILGLCKQRKVDVAIQALDLMVRNQYQPDARIYYTLIKALADEGMVEEANNLHQQLVRWNLLKKETMFS, encoded by the coding sequence ATGGGATATGTAATTACTCTGCGAAACAATATTTTTACATCCCAATTTTTGCTTGGTATGCGTGAGTGCATCAGACAAGATGGCTGTAATTCAAGTTccaccttttcttttaattgttcttCGCCGAAGAAATCTCCATCCATACTCAGAATTTGTTATTTCAAGTACTTTGTTGCAACAAAAAATTGTTCACTTCGAAAAGGATTGCCATGTAGAAGCTTTCAAGAACGGGGAAGTGTTTTGCTTGATAGAGTCAATGAAGTTGACCATGAAGATTGGGCCTTTGAAGGTTATTCTGTCGGTGAAGGTAATAATAATGAATTCACAGAACTAGTGGATTTAAACAAGTCTATAGACTCCCCATCTTTGTCCCCAGATGGACCATTTGTTGGCAAtaatgaaaaaacaaataatatgaTACTCCAGAATCTTTGCAGCCGCGGAAAGTTAACGCTTGCAGCAAAGTTGATTGATATTATGTCACGTAAAGGCCAAATACCTCATTTCCCTTGTTGTACAAATTTGATTCGTGGCTTTATCAGAATCGGTCTAGTCGGAAAAGCTTGTAGAATAATGAACATAATGGTCATGTCTGGTGGTGTTCCTGACACAATTACATTCAACATGGTAATTGGTGGCCTGTGTAAAATAGGTCGTCTGAGATCTGCAATTGCTATGGTTGAAGATATGAGCATGAGTGGCTGCTCCCCAGATGCAATTACATACAATACAATAATTCGCTGCATATTTGATAATGGCAAAGATGCCAATCAGGCGATTAGCTTCTGGAAGGAACAATTGAGGAAAGGGTGCCCTCCTTATCTGGTTACCTACACAGTTCTTATCGATCTGGTGTGCAGATACTGTGGCACTGCTCGTGCACTCGAAGTACTTGAAGATATAGCAATGGAAGGATGCTATCCAGATATCATTACATACAATTGTCTCACAAATCTTACTTCTAAACAAGGGAAGTATGAGGATACAGTTTTCATTTTGAATAATCTTCTAACCCACGGGATGGAGCCAAACTATGTGACATACAAtactcttcttcattctcttaGTAACCATGGGTACTGGGATGAAGTTGATGAGATTCTGAAGATTATGAGTGAGACTACTGGTCCACCCACAGTTGTCACCTACAATATTATGCTCAATGGTTTATGTAAATCTGGACTTCTGGATCGTGCAATAAGCATCTACATTAATATGGTTTCAGAAAACTGTTCACCAGACATTATAACTTACAATACTCTTCTACGCGCTGTGTGTAAAGAGGGCTTTATCGATGAGGGCATTGAGTTACTTCACTTATTGGCAGGCACTACTTCTCCGGGGCTGGTAAGCTATAATATAGTGATTGATGGGGTGACAAAAATGGGATATATGGACTCAGCAAAAGAATTGTATGGTGAAATGACAAAAAAGGGAATAACTCCTGATGAAATTACGCATAGTTGTATGACTTGGGGATTTTGTCGATTGCAACAACTTGAGGAAGCTGTACAGGTATTAAAGCTGATGACTAAGaaagaacaaaatattaaagatgGTGCTTACAGATATGTGATCCTTGGATTATGTAAACAGAGGAAGGTTGATGTTGCAATTCAGGCCCTGGATTTGATGGTAAGAAACCAATACCAGCCAGATGCGAGGatatattatactttgattAAAGCTCTTGCTGATGAGGGTATGGTAGAAGAGGCTAACAATTTGCACCAGCAGTTGGTCAGATGGAATCTTCTGAAAAAGGAAACCATGTTCAGTTAA
- the LOC107465846 gene encoding pentatricopeptide repeat-containing protein At3g04760, chloroplastic, protein MTTVSSEFLPHTLPLRTHHKHNLQYSNSNTVVTCTKSLVNEGGNNNPRNNNSNKRQHVFYKVSYFETRPSKLAQNYDFKDTHLMKALNRSCKAGKYNESLYFLQHMVSKGYKPDVILCTKLIKGLFNAKKIEKAIKVMEILEKHGDPDVFAYNAVISGLCKADKTDEANKVLDRMKKRGFAPDVVTYNILIGNLCGRGKLDLALKVMDQLLKDNCKPTVITYTILIEATIIDGGIDEAMKLLDEMLSRGLQPDMYTYNAIVRGMCKEGLVDRAFEFVTSISTKGCSPDVISYNLLLRGLLSKGKWESGQRLMADMFVKGCEPNVVTYSTLISYLCREGRTEEAMDVLKVMREKGLTPDAYSYDPLISAFCKEGRVDLAIEFLDAMMSDGCLPDIISYNSILATLCKNGKADEALNIFEKLAEVGCPPNASSYNTMFCALWSSGDKIRALGMILEMLSNDIDPDGITYNSLISCLCRDGMVDEAIGLLVDMESSNCKPTVVSYNIVLLGLCKVQRVTDAIEVLTTMVDKGCQPNETTYTLLIEGIGFAGWRNDAMELANTLVSIDAISEYSFKRLYKTFPMLDVYKELTLSD, encoded by the coding sequence ATGACAACAGTTTCAAGTGAGTTTCTGCCACATACCCTCCCATTGAGAACCCATCATAAGCACAATTTGCAGTACTCAAACTCCAACACTGTTGTCACTTGCACAAAATCACTTGTCAATGAAGGTGGTAACAACAATCCAAGGAACAATAACAGCAACAAAAGACAACATGTTTTCTATAAGGTGTCTTATTTTGAGACAAGGCCATCAAAACTTGCTCAAAATTATGATTTTAAGGATACCCATCTCATGAAAGCCCTCAACAGATCTTGCAAAGCAGGGAAGTACAATGAATCACTCTATTTCCTTCAGCACATGGTGAGCAAAGGTTATAAGCCAGACGTTATTCTATGCACAAAGCTCATCAAGGGTTTGTTCAATGCCAAGAAGATTGAGAAAGCAATAAAGGTGATGGAGATTCTAGAGAAGCATGGTGACCCTGATGTGTTTGCTTACAATGCAGTGATTAGTGGGTTGTGCAAAGCTGATAAAACTGATGAAGCAAACAAAGTGCTTGATAGAATGAAAAAGAGAGGTTTCGCACCGGATGTTGTTACCTATAACATACTCATTGGGAATCTTTGTGGTAGAGGGAAGCTTGATTTGGCTCTCAAGGTTATGGATCAGCTGTTGAAGGATAATTGTAAGCCAACTGTGATTACATACACAATCTTGATCGAAGCGACTATTATTGATGGCGGCATTGATGAGGCAATGAAGCTTTTGGATGAGATGTTGTCAAGAGGACTTCAACCTGACATGTACACGTACAATGCAATTGTCAGGGGAATGTGTAAAGAAGGATTGGTTGATCGCGCCTTCGAGTTTGTTACGAGTATAAGTACTAAGGGTTGTTCCCCAGATGTGATCTCATACAATCTTTTGCTGAGGGGTCTTCTGAGTAAAGGAAAATGGGAGAGTGGACAGAGGTTGATGGCTGATATGTTTGTGAAGGGTTGTGAGCCTAATGTTGTGACTTACAGCACCTTGATTAGCTATCTCTGTCGCGAAGGTAGAACCGAGGAGGCTATGGATGTTTTGAAGGTTATGAGGGAAAAGGGGTTAACCCCTGATGCTTATAGCTATGATCCATTGATTTCGGCCTTCTGCAAAGAAGGAAGAGTGGATTTGGCTATAGAGTTCTTGGATGCCATGATGTCTGATGGCTGCTTGCCGGATATCATCAGCTACAATTCGATATTGGCGACTCTGTGCAAGAATGGAAAAGCTGATGAGGCTTTGAACATCTTTGAGAAGCTTGCTGAAGTGGGGTGTCCTCCTAATGCAAGTTCTTACAACACAATGTTCTGTGCCCTGTGGAGTAGTGGCGACAAAATCCGAGCATTGGGGATGATTCTGGAGATGCTAAGCAACGACATTGACCCAGATGGGATCACATACAATTCCCTCATATCTTGCTTGTGCAGGGATGGAATGGTGGATGAGGCCATTGGATTGTTGGTGGACATGGAAAGTAGCAATTGTAAGCCTACTGTTGTGAGTTACAACATTGTTCTTCTTGGTTTGTGCAAAGTTCAGAGAGTCACTGATGCAATTGAGGTGCTTACCACCATGGTTGATAAAGGGTGTCAACCAAATGAAACTACCTACACATTGTTGATTGAGGGTATTGGTTTCGCTGGATGGCGAAATGATGCTATGGAGCTAGCTAATACCCTTGTTAGTATAGATGCAATTTCTGAGTATTCATTCAAACGCTTGTACAAAACCTTTCCCATGCTTGATGTGTACAAAGAGCTTACTTTATCAGATTAA